Proteins from one Haliscomenobacter hydrossis DSM 1100 genomic window:
- a CDS encoding Y-family DNA polymerase, with protein MERGNTLYLLDYASCERVFNPKLRGRPIVVLSNNDGCVVARSNEAKALGIPMGEPFFKIRALVKAQQVEVFSSNYTLYADMSARVMSILQAHCAETEVYSIDEAFLQPNRYGAKVADNLDFALGLRETVLQCTGIPISVGLADTKTLAKLANHLAKKRSPNGTYHLEASSPELAELGIEELWGVGAAYQRRLAAVRVKTVADLARVSEGWMQKEFGVVGLRLLKEVRGEACYGLEAPVESRKSMIVSRSFAQDVLELPVLSEAVARYATRLGEKLRRYGQQTETITVFVWANRFKPQENMPLQCSALSVELPLASSNTNELIHWAGLLVRKLYQAGVRYKKAGIMATALRPQTSVQMNLFVDEGASLRSAQLMQALDGINRKMGRNTVYFAACGNRPEWGPKAERRSGRFTTRWGELMRV; from the coding sequence GTGGAGCGTGGCAACACGCTCTACCTACTCGACTACGCCAGCTGTGAGCGGGTCTTCAACCCCAAGCTCCGGGGGCGGCCCATTGTGGTGCTCTCCAACAACGACGGTTGTGTGGTAGCGCGCAGCAATGAAGCCAAGGCGCTGGGCATCCCGATGGGGGAACCCTTTTTCAAGATCAGGGCCTTGGTCAAAGCGCAGCAGGTGGAGGTTTTTTCCAGCAATTACACCCTGTACGCCGATATGTCGGCGCGGGTGATGAGCATCCTGCAAGCCCACTGCGCGGAAACCGAAGTGTACTCCATCGATGAAGCCTTTCTCCAGCCCAATCGCTACGGCGCCAAGGTAGCAGATAACCTGGACTTTGCCCTTGGGCTGCGCGAAACCGTGCTACAATGCACTGGCATTCCCATTTCCGTGGGGCTAGCCGACACCAAAACCTTGGCCAAGTTGGCCAATCACCTGGCGAAAAAACGCAGTCCCAATGGCACCTACCACCTGGAAGCCAGCAGCCCGGAACTTGCGGAACTCGGCATCGAGGAGCTTTGGGGCGTGGGGGCCGCCTACCAGCGGCGACTGGCCGCAGTGCGCGTCAAAACTGTAGCCGACCTGGCCCGGGTATCTGAGGGTTGGATGCAAAAGGAATTTGGGGTGGTGGGATTGCGGCTGCTCAAGGAAGTGCGGGGTGAGGCTTGTTACGGGCTGGAGGCTCCAGTGGAAAGTCGGAAGTCGATGATTGTATCCCGATCCTTTGCGCAGGATGTGTTGGAGTTGCCAGTGCTGAGCGAGGCGGTGGCGAGGTATGCTACGCGCTTGGGGGAAAAGTTGCGGCGCTATGGGCAACAGACAGAGACGATCACGGTCTTTGTATGGGCCAATCGTTTCAAGCCGCAGGAGAATATGCCCTTGCAGTGTAGTGCCTTGAGTGTGGAGTTGCCGCTGGCGAGTAGCAATACCAATGAGTTGATTCACTGGGCTGGGCTACTGGTGCGCAAGTTGTACCAGGCGGGGGTGCGGTACAAAAAGGCGGGAATCATGGCCACGGCGCTACGGCCGCAGACTAGTGTCCAAATGAATTTGTTTGTGGATGAAGGGGCGTCGCTGCGCTCGGCGCAGTTGATGCAAGCGCTGGACGGGATCAACCGGAAAATGGGGCGCAATACGGTGTATTTCGCGGCTTGCGGGAATAGGCCGGAGTGGGGGCCGAAGGCGGAGAGACGGTCGGGGAGGTTTACGACACGGTGGGGGGAGTTGATGAGGGTGTGA